The following are encoded together in the Periplaneta americana isolate PAMFEO1 chromosome 5, P.americana_PAMFEO1_priV1, whole genome shotgun sequence genome:
- the LOC138699532 gene encoding uncharacterized protein translates to MKKEQLKDIMTKRGLENPVAVPQDSPPSPPPPMASPAPTSSPPPHQATSPPIMLATMTPVSVIGLQKEFGDEDDDDPKPAPLYQTHIITSNHQQSNQLKDEFGPEEEENKSATITYEERVQGSPTQASDLAVTTADATPPTDTLPEVHLVDPGTGATVVATTAAAANNATVSVVVQQPQLLNQAYQQQAGAGTTVLVLSELVEDMSPVIGIR, encoded by the coding sequence ATGAAGAAGGAACAATTAAAAGACATAATGACGAAACGTGGATTGGAAAACCCCGTGGCTGTGCCCCAAGACAGCCCCCCGTCCCCACCGCCCCCCATGGCGTCCCCTGCACCCACATCGTCTCCTCCACCACACCAAGCGACGAGTCCCCCAATAATGTTGGCCACAATGACCCCTGTCAGTGTCATAGGCCTACAAAAAGAATTcggtgatgaagatgatgacgacCCAAAACCGGCCCCATTGTATCAGACCCATATCATCACGAGCAACCATCAGCAAAGCAACCAGCTGAAAGATGAGTTCGGTCCGGAGGAAGAGGAAAATAAGTCCGCAACAATCACGTATGAGGAAAGGGTCCAAGGCTCACCGACACAGGCGAGCGATTTGGCCGTCACGACGGCAGACGCGACGCCTCCGACAGACACATTGCCGGAAGTTCATCTCGTGGACCCAGGTACAGGAGCGACTGTGGTAGCAACGACGGCCGCAGCTGCAAACAACGCCACGGTTTCTGTGGTGGTCCAACAGCCACAGCTTCTGAATCAGGCCTACCAGCAGCAGGCAGGGGCGGGAACAACCGTCCTGGTTCTTTCGGAGCTTGTAGAGGACATGTCCCCAGTCATCGGAATAAGGTAG